The genome window GACCTTCGGCCATCTGACTCCGGGCCGAGTTGTGCGTGCAGAGAAACAGGACTCGCAGTGTGGTCATGTCGCTCCTTTCAGTGCGGGACGCTGACCGTAGATCGCTGGAAAGCATCCGGAAGAGATCCAAAATATGGTGAAGCAGAGATCCTGCTGAACATGGTCAAGCCCGCCTGCCGATTGGGCGCTTGGCGGGTTCGACGACCGGGACCGCCGTGGGCTCGGCAAACCAATGGCGTGTGCGATTACAGACCGAGCAGACGGAGAGCATGACTGGTACCTCGACGAGGACCCCAACCACAGTGGCTAATGTCGCGCCGGAGGTGAGGCCAAAAAGCGAGATGGCGGTGGCGACGGCCAGCTCGAAGAAGTTGCTGGCGCCGATCAGCGCGCCGGGAGCCGCGACCGAGTGTGGGACACGGAGCCGCCACGCCAACCCGTACGCCAACCCCGAGTTGAAGTAGACCTGGATGAGCAGAGGGATCGCAATGAGTACGATGTGCGAAAGTTTGCCCAGGATCACCTCCCCCTGGAAGGCGAAGATGATGACGAGGGTGGCCAGGAGGGCCACGATGGTGACCGGCTTGAGCCGCGCAAGAAAGACGCCCTCGAACCACGCGGGGCCATTGATCCGAAGGAGCGCCGCGCGGGAGGCAGCCCCGGCTGCAAGAGGGATGACGATGTACAGGATCACTGAGTAGAACAGCACGTCGTACGGCACCGTGATGTTCGAGACGCCCAGGAGAAAGATGACGATGGGCGCAAAGGCGAAGAGCATGATGAGGTCGTTCAACGCCACCTGCACCAGCGTGTAGGCTGGGTCGCCGTCGGTCAGATAGCTCCAGACGAAGACCATGGCCGTGCACGGGGCCGCAGCGAGAATGATCGTTCCGGCCAGGTACTGATCTCCGAGCGAGGGACCGATAATCCCGGCAAAGAGGTGCTTGAAGAAGAGCCAGCCGAGAAAGGCCATACTAAAAGGCTTGACCAACCAGTTGACGAACAGGACGATCAGGATCCCCTTCGGTCGCCGCCCGACGTCCCTGATGGCAGAGAAGTCGATCCGCAACATCATCGGATAGATCATCAGCCAGATCAGGACCGCGACCGGAAGGTTAACGTGACTCACCTCCATCCGACTTAAGAAACCCACCAGTCCGGGACTGGCCTTACCGATGGCGATACCCGTCACGATACAGAGCGCCACCCAGACAGAGAGGTAGCGCTCAAAGACGTTCAGCCGCGTCGCAACTGTGATGTCCTGCTCGCTCATATTGGCCTCCTGTTACTCACATCAATACTTATTGATGCATGAGCGCTAAAAAAAGTCACTTGCACCGGTTCGATACCACGAGCGAGCCGCGACCCCTCCTCGGCTTGATTGAACCGATGAACTCCTCCAACTCCGCAATCGCCTCTGAGTTCAGTGAGTAGTAGACCCACCGTCCCTCCCGTCGGTCGCGTAGAATGCCGGCGTCCTTGAGCGTCTTCAGATGAAAGGAAAGGAGTGACTGGGCCGTCCCGAGTATGCCGCTGAGGTCACAGACGCACTGCTCGCCGTCACGCAGGCGCTCGATGATCTGCAGGCGCGTCTCATCGGCCAACGCATGGAACCGACGCACGGCCTGCTCGACACCCTTGGAAATCAGAGATGGCATACGGCTAATATATCAACATCTATTGATTTGTCAAATTCTTGGATGTGTCGAAATGCTCAAGATGGCAACATGGAACTTTCTGTCTGGTCAACGGCAGGCAAACGAGCGGCGTTGATTCAGTCACGAGGCTTCAGGGTCGGCTGCGGCGATCGGGAGAGTGAAGCGAACTGTGGTCCCTTGGTTTAGTTGGCTTTCGATGAGTAGCTCACCACCATGCGCCTTGACCAGGTGCTTGACGATGGCTAAGCCAAGTCCTGTCCCACCCATCTCTCGAGAACGGGCCCTGTCCACCCGGTAGAACCGCTCGGTGATTCTGGGCAGGTCCTGGGAAGGAATGCCGATGCCGGTATCGTGCACCGCGATTTCGACCGCCTCGCTGAGGCCCTGCGTTTCAGGCGTCGGGCGTCTGGTGTCGGATTCTAAACCTTGAACCTCGAACCTTGAACCTCGAACAATCTTCGCCGTGACCGTCACTCGCCCGCCCTTTGATGTAAACTTGAAGCCGTTGTCCAGGAGGTTGATCAGGACCTGCGCGATTCGGTCGCGGTCGGCCAGGACGCGCGGTAGATCATCGGGAAGCTCGGTCCGAAGTTCGATCTTCTGCTTGGTCGCCTGCGGTCCGTAGATTGTCATAACGCTTCCCACCACCTCGGCAAGGCTCATCGGGTACCGGTGAAGGGCGATCTTCCCCAGTTCGAGGTTAGAGAGATCCAGCAGGTCGTCCAGGAGCCGACCCAAACGTTCGGTGTGCTTGTGGATTACCTCGAGGAACGGGCGGGCATGCTCCCGATCCTCGAGCGCTCCTTCCAGGAGGGTCTCCAGGTATCCTCTGACTGAGGTAAGGGGGGTGCGGAGCTCATGAGAGACGTTGGCCACAAACTCCGTACGGGCCGCTTCCAAGCGACGGAGTTCGGTCACATCGTGCATCACCCAAAGTGCGCCTGCTGATCGTTCGCTGCCCTTGAGGGGAGAGGCGTGCACTTGAAGCACCCGCTGCACCGGGGTAAAGATATGGAGCTCCCGAGGAGCGAAAACCCCCTCCCTGAGGGTTTGATTCAAAAGATCCAACATCTCCTTATTACGAATTACCTCGAGAAATGGCCTGCCCTCCGCCACGACCGACGAGATGTTGAAAAGCCGGCAGGCGCTGGCGTTGATAAAAAGAATCCGATTCATCCCATCAACCGCCAGCACCCCCTCTACCATGCTGTCAAGGATGGCAGCCCCCTTAGTCCGCTCCTCTTCCAGTGCGGCGAGGCGGTCTTCCAGCCGCTTTGCCATCAGATTCAGGGCGTTCCCTAACTGGCCAATTTCATCGGAAGAGACCGCGGAAATCTTTCGGGAGAAGTCCCCATCGGCCATGCGGCGAGCGACGGCCGTCATCTCGGCGATGGGACTGGTCACCTGACGGGCGAAGAGGAAACCCAGGACCACCGCTGCAGCCAGGGCAATCAGGCCCCCAATGATGAGTGTTTGTCTGAGTAACGTAAGATCATCCCTGAGATCAGAGAGCGGCATTGCAACGCGGAGGACCCCAGCGATTACCCCATTCTGTCGCAGGGGGATGGCCAGATACAGCATCTTGACGCCGAGGGTGTCGCTTCGACGAAGAATACTCCCTACACCATCGGAAATGGCAGCCTGGACCTCGGGGCGCCGCAGGTGATTGTCCATCAGCGCGACCTGTTCGAGTGTCCTCTCGGAATCCGCGAGGACTCGGCCTCCTGCCTCGATCACCGTGACTCGGGTCGCGACCTGCTGAGTAAGCCGTTGCACCAGCCTCTGAAGTTGCTCGGTATCTCGGGAGAGGAGGACGGAATGTACCTCGTTGCTCATAAGCCGAGCCTGGGCCTGCAAGCTCGCCTTCAACCGATCGATCGGGGTGCGTTCGAGCGAGGAGTAGAGATAGACGCCGGCGACGGCGACGATGACGAGTACCAGGAGGAGATACGTACCGATCAGCTTGCGCTGAAACCCGCCTTCGATCCGTGCCATCCTTACTGTTCCGCCGATCAGGAGTCCTGATTGAACCGGTACCCGACGCTCTTGACGGTGACGATGCGCGCAGCCTCCGGTCCCAACTTCTCCCGGAGGCGCCGGACATGGACATCGACGGTGCGGGATTCTATCTCGGAGG of Candidatus Methylomirabilis tolerans contains these proteins:
- the arsB gene encoding ACR3 family arsenite efflux transporter, producing the protein MSEQDITVATRLNVFERYLSVWVALCIVTGIAIGKASPGLVGFLSRMEVSHVNLPVAVLIWLMIYPMMLRIDFSAIRDVGRRPKGILIVLFVNWLVKPFSMAFLGWLFFKHLFAGIIGPSLGDQYLAGTIILAAAPCTAMVFVWSYLTDGDPAYTLVQVALNDLIMLFAFAPIVIFLLGVSNITVPYDVLFYSVILYIVIPLAAGAASRAALLRINGPAWFEGVFLARLKPVTIVALLATLVIIFAFQGEVILGKLSHIVLIAIPLLIQVYFNSGLAYGLAWRLRVPHSVAAPGALIGASNFFELAVATAISLFGLTSGATLATVVGVLVEVPVMLSVCSVCNRTRHWFAEPTAVPVVEPAKRPIGRRA
- a CDS encoding metalloregulator ArsR/SmtB family transcription factor, giving the protein MPSLISKGVEQAVRRFHALADETRLQIIERLRDGEQCVCDLSGILGTAQSLLSFHLKTLKDAGILRDRREGRWVYYSLNSEAIAELEEFIGSIKPRRGRGSLVVSNRCK
- a CDS encoding cell wall metabolism sensor histidine kinase WalK, which gives rise to MARIEGGFQRKLIGTYLLLVLVIVAVAGVYLYSSLERTPIDRLKASLQAQARLMSNEVHSVLLSRDTEQLQRLVQRLTQQVATRVTVIEAGGRVLADSERTLEQVALMDNHLRRPEVQAAISDGVGSILRRSDTLGVKMLYLAIPLRQNGVIAGVLRVAMPLSDLRDDLTLLRQTLIIGGLIALAAAVVLGFLFARQVTSPIAEMTAVARRMADGDFSRKISAVSSDEIGQLGNALNLMAKRLEDRLAALEEERTKGAAILDSMVEGVLAVDGMNRILFINASACRLFNISSVVAEGRPFLEVIRNKEMLDLLNQTLREGVFAPRELHIFTPVQRVLQVHASPLKGSERSAGALWVMHDVTELRRLEAARTEFVANVSHELRTPLTSVRGYLETLLEGALEDREHARPFLEVIHKHTERLGRLLDDLLDLSNLELGKIALHRYPMSLAEVVGSVMTIYGPQATKQKIELRTELPDDLPRVLADRDRIAQVLINLLDNGFKFTSKGGRVTVTAKIVRGSRFEVQGLESDTRRPTPETQGLSEAVEIAVHDTGIGIPSQDLPRITERFYRVDRARSREMGGTGLGLAIVKHLVKAHGGELLIESQLNQGTTVRFTLPIAAADPEAS